Proteins encoded within one genomic window of Camelina sativa cultivar DH55 chromosome 19, Cs, whole genome shotgun sequence:
- the LOC104766555 gene encoding glutaredoxin-C4-like — MQKKQEFSEYRERLNETMTMLRSILMVMLFVTLVTAISMVSSSASSSEAEFVQKTISSHKIVIFSKSYCPYCRKAKSVFRELDQVPYVVTEEG, encoded by the exons ATGCAGAAGAAACAGGAATTTTCTGAGTACAGAGAGAGGCTTAACGAGACCATGACAATGCTTAGATCTATCTTGATGGTAATGTTGTTCGTCACACTTGTTACAGCCATTTCCATGGTGTCCTCTTCTGCTTCATCATCGGAAGCCGAGTTTGTTCAGAAGACCATCTCTTCCCACAAGATCGTCATCTTCTCCAAATCCTACTGCCC CTATTGCAGGAAAGCTAAATCTGTCTTCAGAGAGCTGGATCAAGTTCCTTATGTTGTCACAGAAGAAGGTTGA
- the LOC104766556 gene encoding oxidation resistance protein 1, which produces MHTLKDKVSQKLSNLFADSPSQSASPRFSNSDSPKARLSSSVGKSLSSYFSFVVPQSGNVDDDDSESCPPLPIRTDSYESIENCKPEYGQDKAGTFVSIGEDKESDKGRELRVSAKVESGSDYLEGVKQMRELTESSVFITANLCEFLQACLPNIVRGCKWFLLYSTLKHGISLRTLLRRSGELPGPCLLVAGDKQGAVFGALLECPLRPTPKRKYQGTSQTFLFTTIYGEPRIFRPTGANRYYLMCMNEFLAFGGGGNFALCLDEDLLKATSGPSETFGNECLASSTEFELKNVELWGFAHASQYLSS; this is translated from the exons ATGCATACTCTCAAGGACAAGGTCTCCCAAAAGCTTTCTAATCTCTTCGCTGATTCCCCAAGCCAATCTGCTTCTCCACGCTTCTCCAACTCCGATTCTCCAAAG GCCAGGCTGAGTTCAAGTGTAGGCAAATCTTTGTCTTCgtatttctcttttgttgttccTCAATCTgggaatgttgatgatgatgattcggAATCATGTCCTCCTCTTCCCATTAGAACAGACAGCTATGAGTCTATTGAGAATTGTAAACCTGAATATGGGCAAGATAAAGCTGGGACCTTTGTATCCATTGGTGAAGATAAGGAATCAGATAAGGGCCGTGAGTTACGTGTTTCGGCGAAAGTAGAAAGCGGTAGCGATTACTTGGAAGGGGTGAAGCAGATGAGAGAATTAACAGAAAGCTCTGTTTTTATCACTGCTAACTTGTGTGAATTCTTGCAAGCGTGTCTTCCCAATATTGTAAGAGGATGCAAATGGTTCTTGTTGTATAG TACGTTGAAACATGGCATATCACTACGTACGCTTCTACGAAGAAGCGGAGAGCTTCCTGGTCCTTGTTTactg GTTGCTGGAGACAAACAAGGTGCGGTTTTTGGGGCTTTACTGGAATGTCCATTGAGACCTACTCCTAAGAGGAAATATCAG GGTACAAGCCAGACATTTTTGTTCACAACTATTTATGGTGAACCACGCATATTTAGACCTACCG GTGCCAACCGATATTACCTGATGTGTATGAATGAGTTTTTGGCATTTGGAGGTGGAGGAAACTTTGCTCTATGCTTAGACGAAGATTT GTTGAAGGCAACAAGTGGACCTTCTGAAACATTTGGGAACGAATGCTTAGCTAGCAGCACGGAGTTTGAGTTAAAGAATGTCGAG CTCTGGGGATTTGCGCATGCGTCTCAATACCTCTCCTCCTGA